GACTACagtattctctctatatatacatatctatatccatatcataTTTCCGTTTTACTAACCTTATAACTCAATgtcgatatgaaaaaaatatggcgaacggaaaaaaatgaaaaagataaaggaatagaACAGAGATTTTAATGTTGAcagtaatgataccgataataatgataatcattatgaaaacacAGATAAGGCCCCatcacactggcactttttccgtcaatttttgcgtttccgtctgaatgcGAGGCTATGCTGATATTGTAGAACATTGGCGCGGACAATACACATCATCATATTTCCTTGAAATAACGTTATATTACATTATGAGAATAATATGAGACTATTCGTGTGATTCCCAGGACCTCACTTccatagcgccatgtttgtttactcgCGCATTGTTCGCTGCCTTGGTCATGTGACAGTTTCAGTCGATTATCACACGGAAAGTTCACTCGGAAACGCAAAAGTTGACGGAAAAGGTGATAGTGTGATAAGACATTAGTGATGTTTACGTCATGTGAGGGCAGGCGTGTGGGCTTAGCTCGAtggttgccaactaggatttttatCGACAGATTGGTACTCCCTGTCTTTTGGGTATCTTGTGCCAACCTAAGAGGTGTAAACTGTTTGAGTGTCAGTTGATCAATGAAGGTGTTTTTGTTAGATGGCGGTAACGCATTATGACATTGCTTCCAGCtgtgtgagggaatgagagagagagagagagagagagagagagagagagagagagagagagagagagagagagagagagagagagagagagagagagagagagagagagagagagagagagagagagagagagagagagagagagagagagagagagagagagagagagagagagggagagagagagagaaatagagagagagggggggggatgagagagagagagagaaagagagagagaggggaaaggagagagagagggggggatgagagagagagagaaatctagagagagagagggggggatgagagagagagaaatgagagagagagaggggggatgagagagggagagaaatgagagagtgagtgaaagagagagagaaatgagatgtgTTTAGTTCTGCCTCCTAATATGCTTAGATGACTGTGCTGCCATCTTCGTGACTGGCATTGGGACGACCAACACTAATTAATTCAATTGCCGTGTATTCCTATTATTACTCGCTACTGCATCATCAACCTCTTAGTTATCAACAatgctactactgtcattatgataatgaggacagGAAAATCGCCCTCATGATGGCAGCTGATTTGTCAGTCTCGGGATcgactttgtttttgttgttgttttcgtcctCCGGTATCGCCGTAACAGCCGTTCCAGTTTGCTCGTGATAGCTCTTATCGGCGTGAGCTCGTTGTGGATACCATTGTCGGGATCTTTAATGATAAAATTTTATTACTTAcaatatctccatatatatgtatgtatatatatatatatatatatatatatatatatatatatatatatatatatatatatatacagtatctatatatatatatatatatatatatatatatatatatagagagagagagagagagagagagagagagagagagagagatgtaaatgtatatatatatatatatatatatatatatatatatatatatatatataaatatatatatatatatatatatatataaatatatatatatttatatttatatatttatatatatatatatttatatatatatgtatatatatagatatatatatatatatatatatatatatatatatatatatatatatatatatatatatatatacagagagagagagagagagagagagagagatttatatatataaatatatatatatatatatatatatatatatatatatatatatatatatatttatatatatatatgtatatatatatatatatatatatttaaatatatatatatatatatatatatatgtatgtatgtatatatatatatatatatatatatatatatatatatatatatatatatatttatatatatatatttatatatatatgtatatatatatatatatatatatatatatatatatatatatatatgtgtgtgtgtgtgtgtgtgtgtgtgtgtgtgtgtgtgtgtgttatatgataatgtatgaatatgtatgcgtgtgtgtgtgtgcgtgtggttgccGTTCAGTCGAGCCCTGAGACACCCGTGCAATTGATCCTCGTCCTCGGGCTTTGACCAAAGCACTCCCGCGATTCATCACGAATTTCATGTTTAAACGAATctcaatgtataaataaatatgtatgtatatgtgtttatatgtatatatatatatatatatatatatatatacacacacacacacacacacacacacacacacacacacacacacacacacacacacacacacacacacacacacatacatatatatatatatatatatatatgtgtgtgtgtgtgtgtgtgtatgtgtgtgtgtgtgtgtgtgtgtgtgtattcatatatatatatatatatatatatatatatatatatatatatatacatatatatatatatatatatatatacatatatatatatattcatatatatatatatatatatatatatatatatatatatatatatatgtacacacacatatatacacatacacacacacacacacacatatctatatatatatattatatatatatatatatatatatatatatatatatatatatatatacatatatatatattatatatatatatattcatatatatatataaatatatatatatgtatatatatatatatatatatatatatatatatatatatatatatttacacatacacacacacatatatgtgtgtgtgtgtgcatatatatatatatatatatatatatatatatatatatatatatatatatatatatatatatatatatatatatatatacatatacatatacatatacatatatatatatatatatatatatatatatatatatatatatatatatatatatatgtacaaacgcacacactcacgcacatatatgtatatgtatacacacacacacacacacacacacacacacacacacacacacacacacacacacacacacacacatatatatatatatatatatataaatatatatatatatatatatatatatttgtgtgtgtgtgtgtgtgtgtgtgtgtgtgtgtgtgtgtgtgtgtgtgtgtgtctgtgtgtgtgtgtgtgtgcgcacacacacacacacacacacacacgcacacacacacacacacacacacacacacatatatatatatataaaaaaaatatatatatatatatataaatatatatatatatatatatatgtgtgtgtgtgtgtgtgtgtgtgtgtttgtgtgtgtgtgtgtgtgtgtgtgtgtgcgtgtgtgtgtgtgtgtgtgtgtgtgtgtgtgtgtgtgtgtgtgtgtgtgtgtgtgtgtgtgtgtgtgtgtgtgtgtgtatatatatatatatatatatatatatatatatatacacacacatatatatatattatatatatattatatatatattatatatatatgtatatatatgtatatatatatatatatatatatatatatatatatgtatacacacacgcatataaatatatgtgtgtttatatatacacatgcagacacatatacacagacgtgtatacacacccacatatttatgtggatgtggatgtgtaccTATTCATTAGCTTCATgaaaaggtatatacatatatatatatatatatatatatatatatatatatatatatatatatatatatgtatatatatatgtatatatatacatgtatatatatatatatatatatatatatatatatatatatatatatataattcagaggACCAACGACCGGTCTCTGGCACTGTCTCCCTGAGCGCCAAGGCACGGACCgcgagaaggaggcgaagaacaGCGATAAAACCTCGCAATGAACGTGATCTCTCGTTCGCGAACTCTACATGGTGCAAATAGTCTGCGCAAAAATTCTCgacaattattgtttttttatttacttaattcctttgttttctttctttctttattcattttgttatagtCAAAGAGCGGTCATTTTGCAAGGGCATCTTCCTTCGCCACTAAAGGAACGCGACGTGACACGCCCAAAGCTTCgagaaacgtaaacaaaaatgCTTCTTAATGATTGGCAATTGCTATTTGCAAGGCTCACGCAAGCAGATCGCAAGCGCTCATATCTACACGAAGCCCACGGACCACCTGGATGCCACGTGACCTTTTCTGTGAGCCCAAAAGGCTTTATTTATGGcatattctctctcacttccttccgcGCACCTCCTGTGATCAGCGAAGTATTGGCGGGTGGGCGTGGCGTACCGGTaggccccttacccccccccccacccacccccattcgtttgcttccccccccccccctactccgcTCGTGTTTGTTTGACTGATTGTTTCTTTGGTAGAGAAAAAAGCTCATTGACCGGAATCATCGAGCGAAGAAACTCTCCTTTTAGTGTCAAGGAATAAGAGTGACaacaattacgatgataataatgctaaagctATTTGTACTACttattactgttggtattgcgactattattactactgctggtatcaataatgataatattagcaatgatgatcattattgttagtattttcattgatattaatagtattgccattatcattatcgatattatcattaacatcatctaccaaaaataatcattcttattggcattattattattagtagtagtatcattaaaaaaaatattgttattattattgtcattatttttattatcattactatcattatcagtattagcattattatatcattattattttaataccagcattattatccttgttatctttaataccaatattattattatcattatttttaccatcatcattaatgtaataattattatcattacaatcgctACTTCTGTCACCACCCTCATCGTCTCCACTTCGATCATTATCAATCAATTTTATCAAAATCCGACAttacaaggaaaaataaaacccTCGTGTTTGGACTGAAGCCGGACAATCCCGTCTGGAGAATTCCCGGCGAGGAAATGACGTCTTCGTGTTTCACAACAGACGACCCTTTCCCTCGCTCAGGAATTTCTCGCCGATAGGGGGGTCTGTCGGCGGCGAGGCGAGCGCTGCCCTGTTAGTCGCCGTTCTCAAGGGCGCGGAGCAGCAGTCGCGCCGGCATGTTAGGCTTCCTCATCGTGCTTTTCGCAGGTCTGTGCTGCGACCGGGGCTTGTTAGTGTCCTCGTTGGGATCAGTGACAGGGAGTTGGTTTTGTAACGATTGTGGTGATGTTGGCATTCCCTCAGAAGAGGTATTTTTGGTTGCGCAACAGTTTGCAACAGatctgactatatatatgtggttCGCGGTGAATATAATATGTAGTTAATGCTTTACTGGAATCTGACACTAGCATAAGTTTATTCACTTGAAGGAGGTGGAATGACATTGCCTTATGACATGAACCTTTCTCAAATCAATTCATTCCTTGCGGCTAACTTATATACAACTGTGACGCCACGATGTTATCAACGGGCGAGAGCCAAAGGCCGCCATGTTTAATAATGCTCCGGGATTTTAATCTGTGCTGGttctgttttttctatctcttttgtaATTGCGCATCTGAGACTTAACTTCTTATTCATTTTATAGGGCAAATTATTTACATGGGAAATAATGGAGTGCCTGTCATGTAAATTAATTGTGTGTAGCGACAGATAGCAGTCTTTTGGTCCCACGTACCCGTGGGTCTGCCAGACGTATGATAACTCACAGGCgcctctcactgcctctcttcgCCAGGCGCCGCCACCTTGGAGCTCGAGCGCCCGAGCATCATAGACAACCTCCGCTACATCTCCTTCAGCCTCCAGCCCTCGGAGAACCAGAGCGTGATCGTGTGCAACTACACGCTGGACGAGGGCCAGGCGGTGTCCGGGGtcctctgggagatcctgaaggAGGAAGTGGCGGCCGGAACCTTCGAGTGGAAGCCCAACGCCAATGCGACTGGTAGGTGTCCCTCGGAGTGCGTGGCAGGGCGCGCGTCCGTCCTGGCGACGTGCAGCAGATCCTGTGTTGATACGTGAGCGTCCTTTGCCTTGGGGCAGTCCCAAGGCGGGGCCGGGAGTCCTGCCAGTGaccgcctctctctcccaacaGCCACAGGTCTCCTGAAGGACAAGGTGAACCTCGAGCGCGATGACAGCGACCTGGAACTGACCGCGCTGACCTATGACCTGAGCGCCAACTACAGCTGCACCGTCACTGCCGACGACGGCACCACAGCGAGTGCCAGGGATGAAATACTGATCGTGGGTGAGTCATCTCAGCTTTCTATGAGTGCCTCTGAAATTAAGCCTCATTTCATTTTTAAAATGATACATGATGCAATTTTCACTTTTGCGAATGCTATTTAAACAAGGAAAAACCTGCAGTGTCTTTGTATAATTACTTAAGGTTCTTGCTATTAACTGGGTCTGCAATGAGAGCAAAACATTGCAGAGAGTATGATGTTTATTGTGGCTGCAGGAGAAAGTATGGATAAAGGTCTCCATTTACATCATCAAAATGTCATTTTAACAAGAACTCACCATCGACACGTTCACAGCACAACTTGCGCCGCGGAAGCATCCCTTCTCTCCCAGGCCTTCCAACTCAAGAAAGTTTAAACTTGTATTTAGCTTTTTTACGCCTGAATAGCTCTCTCTCGGGAGCGCAGCCCCTCCGCTGGCACTGCAGCCGCTCGGCCTCTCGTTTCAGACACCACCAGCAGACACGTGTACCATGGCTCCTACGCCAACGAGGCCAAGTGCACACTGGACGTCGATATCAAGTATTACCCGGTGTTCCCGCCGCCCACCGTGAGCGCGGGCTTGTTCTCGAATAGCCTTGGCGGATTCTTCGAGGAAATCACCAACTGGGTTCGCGTCCTCCACGCCAACGGCTCCGTCGGATATTCCTGCGACTACGGATTCCAGGTCGGAGGCAGGATGGctctgggaaggggggggggggtgagagaggcgcacgtgtgtgtgtgtgtgtgtataagtatatatgtatatatatatatatatatatatatatatatatatatatatatatatatacacatcattgcAGGTTGTTTATCatggatatttattttcatttgctaaATGATTTGGTAATTTTCCAAAATTATCAAAAGATatgtcgctgttttttttttttttttttcacgtgttTGCCATCATCGTCGTCAAACGGGATCATGTTGCTTATCCTTCAGATTGACGAGAACACCCCAGCTGATGCCTACTTCACCAGTTCCGTGGGCGTCACGAAGTCCGATGGGACATACATAAGCCTGGCAGGCATGACGTCGAACTTCTGTGAGTGTCCTGTTGCCATGCGCGAAGGGTTCGGCAGCACACGCCCTGGCAAAGAATGACTAGATAAAGTGAAATTAGCTTAATTAGGAAGTCGTCATGAGGACTAAGCGAGTCCTTTTTGATCCCCGACTCACTCCGTTCCAGATTTTGAACGGGGCTGCAAGAACGTCAGCGTGTCGGAGAACCAGACCGTCAGCTACAACACCAAAAGGTTGACGTGCTTTGGCGAGCCCTTCTCGCACTTCGGCGTGAAGGTGAGCCATCTGCAGAGGTGGGCAGCCGGTTCCTGAGCAGACATCACGTTCGGAAGACCCTTTGCTCACTGCGCCCGATTCTTGCAGGCGAGGGTGGCGTGCGCGGAGGGCTTCGTCAGCAGCGGGAACGTGACGTCCGTGACGCTGGTCTGCGAGTCGGTCAACGCCACGGTTCATCGCTGGATCCCCGGGGACGAAGGCCTTCTGCCGGAGGACCTCCTCTGCGGTGAGTCCTTGGGCGTCGAGGCTTTGGCTGTCACTTGTGCTGACTTGCTCCTGGTTGTGCTTCCTGGCTGGTCCTCCTGATATGCTCCAGGGATCCTGAATAACCTCGGAATATCCTTTTCCAGAATCCTACACTCCGGAACCGACTCCAGCCGATGGGGCGGCCATGAGAGTCGCCAGCTGTTACGCCCTGCTGACGGCGACGCTGCTGCTCTGCCTCCACGGCCGCTGACTTCTGACAGCCGTGGCGGAGGTAGCCGACTGTCAGTCATTCCATTGGTCAAGATGACTCGTGGAGACTCAAGAAACACCCCAAGACATTGATGATTCTCTTGATGATTAACTGTCGACGCTGATTTGCGGTTCAGTTCAGGGCCTAGAATATAAGCTGTTTGGTTCAACGTTGTCCCTGTGACGCTCCTTGACGTTTCTcacttcacgcacacacacacacacgtgtatgtgtgtgatatcaaCTATCACTCCACTGATTAAAGATCTCTAAGAGCAATCCATGTGTTCATTCACTTAGATTTATTGTCAGATTTTATacaatagatgtatagatacatgtttatACGGGTGGACAGAATGATCTCATAATGAGTATATTTCGATATGAAATAGAACAATATTTGAGACTTTTTCTCGTTTCATTTCCTCAAAACCAAACTTCAAAGGTTTTATTCAACCGAAGAGCTGGCAAGGTATCCTTCTTTGCACGCCAATCACCTTAGGATTCTCTAGTAATTGTAGAAGTGTTTTTACACCGCGTTGCCAATCAATCCCAGTCGATTCAAGAATTTTTTACTCATTAAAAAGGTAAAATCAAAATTGTAGCATCGGCCTCGTCAAAGACAGGGCTGACAGAGCGACACCTGACGTCTCGCGAGGCATTGGCGGTCCCTGTGTAGAAGAGCGGTGTTGgattcttcatatatacatatatatatgtatatatatataatatataatatatatgtgtatatatatatatatgtatatatatataatatataatatatatatgtatatatatatatatatatatatatatatatatatatatatatatatatatatatatgtatgtacacagatatgtgtgtgtgtatatatatatatatatatatatatatatatatatata
This genomic interval from Penaeus vannamei isolate JL-2024 chromosome 35, ASM4276789v1, whole genome shotgun sequence contains the following:
- the LOC138859391 gene encoding uncharacterized protein, whose translation is MLGFLIVLFAGAATLELERPSIIDNLRYISFSLQPSENQSVIVCNYTLDEGQAVSGVLWEILKEEVAAGTFEWKPNANATATGLLKDKVNLERDDSDLELTALTYDLSANYSCTVTADDGTTASARDEILIVDTTSRHVYHGSYANEAKCTLDVDIKYYPVFPPPTVSAGLFSNSLGGFFEEITNWVRVLHANGSVGYSCDYGFQIDENTPADAYFTSSVGVTKSDGTYISLAGMTSNFYFERGCKNVSVSENQTVSYNTKRLTCFGEPFSHFGVKARVACAEGFVSSGNVTSVTLVCESVNATVHRWIPGDEGLLPEDLLCESYTPEPTPADGAAMRVASCYALLTATLLLCLHGR